In Amaranthus tricolor cultivar Red isolate AtriRed21 chromosome 5, ASM2621246v1, whole genome shotgun sequence, a genomic segment contains:
- the LOC130812568 gene encoding peroxidase 57-like: protein MRGVLIFLILVIGVILFSQVGHCYGQLKVGFYHGKCGEKNVEKVIYDVVQQKIASDPDTVSDLVRLSFHDCFVRGCDASILLDGENAEQKAPINQGLGGIKTVNDIKIAVEKECPGVVSCADVLVIGARASIALAGGKWYDVETGRRDGRISLKSEAQANIPPPEMPIPKAIELFAKKGLNKDDFVVLLGGHTVGTAHCHSFKKRLYNFHNTGKPDQTINQSLLQLLRKTCPINTQTDNETFLDQTPNSHFKIDNDYYKQILSYNGILEIDQNMALSPLTRGLVKGLAYNPTHFLDLFGPAMVKMARIGVLTGCHGEIRKTCGSVN from the exons ATGAGAggagttttgatttttttaatcttgGTTATTGGGGTCATTCTATTTTCCCAAGTTGGCCATTGTTATGGACAACTCAAGGTAGGATTTTATCATGGTAAGTGTGGagaaaaaaatgttgaaaaagtTATTTATGATGTAGTTCAGCAAAAGATTGCAAGTGATCCAGACACCGTATCCGATCTTGTTCGTCTATCGTTTCATGATTGTTTTGTTAGG GGTTGTGATGCATCGATATTACTTGACGGAGAAAATGCCGAGCAAAAAGCACCAATAAATCAAGGACTTGGTGGCATCAAAACTGTTAATGACATCAAGATAGCAGTTGAGAAAGAATGCCCAGGAGTTGTCTCTTGTGCTGATGTCCTTGTTATAGGTGCTAGAGCTTCGATTGCTTTG GCAGGAGGAAAATGGTATGATGTAGAAACAGGAAGAAGAGATGGACGTATATCACTTAAAAGTGAAGCACAAGCAAATATTCCACCACCAGAAATGCCAATACCTAAAGCCATTGAATTGTTTGCTAAAAAAGGACTCAACAAGGATGATTTTGTTGTTCTTCTAG GTGGACATACTGTTGGAACTGCACACTGCCATTCATTCAAAAAACGTTTGTACAACTTTCACAACACCGGCAAACCTGATCAAACCATCAATCAATCCCTACTCCAACTCTTGCGAAAGACGTGTCCAATAAATACTCAAACGGACAATGAAACATTCCTTGACCAAACACCAAACAGTCATTTCAAAATTGACAATGATTACTATAAGCAAATTCTATCATACAATGGCATATTAGAAATAGATCAAAACATGGCGTTAAGTCCTCTAACTAGAGGTTTAGTTAAAGGCTTAGCCTATAATCCTACCCATTTTCTCGACCTATTCGGCCCAGCCATGGTCAAGATGGCTAGAATAGGAGTTCTCACAGGCTGCCATGGGGAGATCCGCAAAACCTGTGGTTCTGTTAATTAG
- the LOC130812567 gene encoding peroxidase 57-like — MKGAWLPGSSILFVSSIIILITQVGHCYGQLKQGFYQGKCGPTDIEKLIFNVVQQKFAQEPDTVSDLVRLSFHDCFVRGCDASIFLDGPNTEQKAPANEGIGGLDILNDIKDAVEKVCPGIVSCADVLVIGARDSIFLAGGKWYDVETGRRDGRVSIDTEANANLPPPNISIPASIILFAQKGLTISDMVVLLGGHTVGTAHCRSFKNRLYNFQNTQQPDPSISASLLELLRNTCPLNDQTDREVFLDQTPNSQFKIDNAYYKQILANNGTLKIDQNLASSPLTKLLVKGLAHFPIFESQFGKAMVKMSRIGVLTGNQGEIRKSCNSVN, encoded by the exons atgaaagGAGCTTGGCTTCCTGGCTCTTCAATCCTTTTTGTTAGTTccataataatattgataaccCAAGTTGGCCATTGTTATGGACAACTTAAACAAGGATTTTACCAAGGTAAGTGTGGGCCAACTGACATtgaaaaattgattttcaatgttgttcaacaaaaatttGCCCAAGAACCGGATACTGTGTCTGACCTTGTTCGTTTGTCATTTCATGACTGCTTTGTTAGG GGATGTGATGCATCTATATTTCTCGATGGACCTAATACCGAACAAAAAGCACCAGCGAATGAAGGTATTGGAGGACTTGATATccttaatgatattaaggatgCAGTTGAAAAAGTTTGCCCTGGAATAGTCTCTTGTGCCGATGTCCTTGTTATAGGTGCTAGAGATTCCATTTTTCTG GCAGGTGGAAAATGGTACGACGTAGAAACGGGAAGAAGAGATGGACGTGTTTCTATCGATACTGAAGCAAATGCAAACCTTCCTCCGCCAAATATATCCATTCCAGCTTCCATTATTTTATTTGCTCAAAAAGGCCTCACCATCAGTGATATGGTTGTTCTCTTAG gTGGACATACTGTTGGAACTGCACATTGTCGTTCGTTTAAAAATCGTCTATACAATTTCCAAAATACACAGCAACCCGACCCAAGCATAAGTGCATCTTTACTCGAACTCTTGCGAAACACATGTCCCCTTAACGATCAAACAGACAGAGAAGTATTCCTTGATCAAACCCCAAACAGCCAATTCAAGATCGATAATGCCTACTACAAGCAAATTCTAGCTAACAATGGCACATTGAAGATCGATCAAAACTTGGCCTCAAGTCCTTTGACTAAACTCTTAGTTAAGGGGCTAGCTCATTTTCCTATATTTGAAAGCCAATTTGGTAAGGCTATGGTCAAGATGTCTCGGATTGGGGTTCTCACTGGAAACCAAGGGGAGATTAGAAAATCTTGTAATTCTGTTAATTGA